DNA sequence from the Streptomyces tsukubensis genome:
GGTCGGGGGTGTGGCCGCGGTGCGGCCGGTCGGCCGTGAGGGCCCCGGGGGAGGCCAAGGAGGCCGGGGGAGGCCGGGGCGGCCGGGGGTTCGGTTGCGGGCCTCGGGGCCGCGCACGCACGACGGCGGGCGGCCGTGGGGGCGGCGAGGTGCGCGTCCCCTGCGCTCACCGGGCCTCGGCCGGCCCCGGCGCGGCGGCCCCGCCCTGTGCGGGCTCGGGTTCCGTGCTGCGTACGGCCCCCGCGACCCGGCGCCCCCGCGCCCCTTGCGGCAGACTCGGAGCATGCGTACCGCCCACACCGTGGACACCGTCCGCCGCGCCGAGGCCGAGCTGATGGCCCGGCTGCCCGAAGGCACGCTGATGCAGCGCGCCGCCGCCGGACTCGCCACCGCCTGCGCCGAACTCCTCCGCGGCGGTGGCAGCAATGGCGGCGGCGGGCGGGTGTACGGATCCCGGGTCGTCGTCCTCGCGGGCAGCGGCGACAACGGCGGCGACGCGCTCTACGCCGGCGCCCGGCTCGCCCGCCGGGGCGCGGGCGTCACCGCCGTACTCCTCGCACCCGACCGGGCGCACCCGGGCGGACTCGCCGCGCTGCGGGCCGCGGGCGGCCGGGTGGCGGACGACCCCTTCGAGGCGCTCGACACCGCCGATCTCGTCCTCGACGGCATCACCGGCATCGGCGGCCACGGCGGGCTGCGGCCCGACGCCGTGCCGATCGCCCGCGCCGCCCGCGGCTCCGGCGCGGTCGTCGTCGCCGTCGACCTGCCCAGCGGTATCGAGGCCGACAGCGGCGAGGTCCTCGGCGAGGCGCTCCGCGCCGACCTCACGGTCGTCTTCGGTACGGAGAAGCCGGGCCTGCTGGCCGGTCCGGCGCGCGAATACGCGGGCACGGTACGGCTCGTGGACATCGGGCTCGGCGGAATCCTGCCGTCCGTGCCCGCGCTGGAGGCGCTCCAGCACACCGATGTGGCGCATCTGCTGCCCGAACCGAACGCGGCCAGCGACAAGTACCGCCGCGGGGTGGTGGGGATCGTCGCCGGTTCGGCGCGCTATCCCGGCGCGGCCGTCCTCGCCGTCGCGGGCGCGCTGCGCGGCGGCGCCGGAGCCGTACGGTACGTGGGACACGCCGCCGACGCCGTCATCGCCCGCTTCCCGGAGTCCCTGGTCCACGCGGGCCCGCCGGGGAAGGCCGGGCGGGTCCAGTCATGGGTCGTCGGGCCCGGCCTCGGCGACGACCTCGACGCGGTCGCGGAGGTGCTCGCGGCCCCCGTACCGGTCCTGGTCGACGCGGACGGGCTGCGCCGCCTCGCCGAGGACCCCGCCCTGCTGCGCGACCGCGCCGCCCCGACCCTGCTGACCCCGCATGCGGGCGAGGCTGCCGCGCTTCTGAACGCCACCCGCGACGAGGTGGAGGCGGCCCGGCTCGCCGCGGTCCGTGAACTCGCGGCGCGCTACGGCGCCACCGTGCTGCTGAAGGGGGCGGCGACCCTGATCGCGGACCCCGACCCGCGTGTCCCCGTCCGGGCCAACACGATGGGCACCCCGTGGCTCGCGACCGCGGGCAGCGGCGACGTCCTCGCGGGCCTCGCGGGCTCCCTGCTGGCGGGCGGACTGTCCGCCCGCGACGCGGGCTCCGCCGCGGCCTACCTCCACGGCCTCGCGGCCCGCCGCGCGGCGGCCGACGCGGTCCCGGTGACGTCGTACGAGGTCGCGGAGGCGCTGGGCCGTGCGTGGCGGGACGTCCGGGAGACGCCGGGGGTGTAGGCCGGGGGCAGCCGGGAGCCGCAGTGCCCGCGCCGGGTGGGCCCGGCCCGCGTGCCCGGCCCGCGTGCCCGGCCCGCGTGCCCGGCCCGCGTGCCCGGCCCGGCGCGGCGAACGGGCGACCGAGGTGGGCACGCCTTGGACGTGGGCGGCCCGGGGAGCCCCGGCGCCCCCGACTCCCGGCCCGCGGCGCCGGTGTGCGCGCAGTCCCGCCCCACCGGTGACGGGTTCCGCGGTCACCGGGTGGCCCGGAGCTCCGGCGTATCCGTATCCGGGCCCGTGCCCGTGCCCGTGCCGGTGCCTGCGCGTTCCACCCGCGCTGGCAGGCCCCGGATGTGAGGGCCCCGGAGCCCCGGCGCACCCGCGCCCCCGGCTCGGGGCGGTGGACGCCGGGCACGGCGCGGGTGAACGGAAGACCGAGGCGGGCAGGCCCCGGACGTGCGCGGCACACCGCGCGCCCGTTCGTCCCGGCCCGCGGCGCCGGTCCATGTGCAGTCCCGCCGCACCGGTCACGGGCCCGCGGCCCCGCCGCAACCGGCGGGGCACGGGCCCGGGAGCCGGTGCCCCGGGCCCGTACCCCCTTCTCCGCCCCCGGCCGGGACCCGCCGCGGCGGGGCGGTTCCCCGTACCTCGCGTGAGGAAGTGCACAGGCTCCGGCCCCACGCGCAGGCGTCGCCGCAAGGGGCATCCCGGAGGGCTCTGAGAGACTGGGCCACGATGAACAACACGCCGACCTCCACAGACACCCGTCGCGGCCTCTCCTCCCGGGCCCGGGCCGAGATCGACCTCGACGCGCTGCGCGCCAATGTGACGAGCCTGCGCGCCCGGACCGGCCGTGCCGCGCTGATGGCCGTGGTGAAGTCGGACGGATACGGGCACGGCGCCCTGCCCTGCGCCAAGGCCGCCCTGGAGGCGGGCGCGACCTGGGTCGCCACCGCCACGCCCGAGGAGGCGCTGGCCCTGCGCGCCGCCGGACTCGACGCACCGCTGATGTGCTGGCTGTGGACGCCCGGCGGCCCCTGGCGCGAAGGCATCGAGGCCGGTCTCGACATGTCCGTCAGCGGGATGTGGGCGCTGGCCGAGGTGACCGCCGCCGCCCGGGAGGCCGGCCGGCCCGCCCGGATCCAGCTCAAGGCCGATACGGGTCTCGGCCGCAACGGCTGCCAGCCCGCGGACTGGGCCGAACTCGTCGCCGCCGCCCGCGCCGCCGAGGCCGAAGGCGCGGTCCGGGTCACCGGCGTCTGGTCCCACTTCGCCCGCGCCGACGAGCCCGGCCACCCCTCCGTACAGCAACAGCTCGACACCTTCGGCGACATGCTGGCCCACGCGGAGGGCGAGGGCATCGACCCCGAGGTCCGCCATATCGCCAACTCCCCGGCCACCCTCACCCTCCCCGCATCGCATTTCGACCTGGTCCGCACCGGTATCGCCATGTACGGCATTTCGCCGTCCCCCGAGGTCGGCACCCACCGGGAGCTGGGCCTGCGGCCCGTCATGACCCTCTCCGCGAACGTCGCCCTGGTGAAGGGCGTACCCGCCGGACACGGCGTCAGCTACGGCCACACCTACGTCACCGCGGAGGAGACCACCCTCGGTCTGATCCCCGTCGGATACGCCGACGGCATCCCGCGCCACGCCTCCGGCCGCGGCCCCGTCCTCGTCGCGGGCGAGCGCCATACGATCGCGGGCCGGGTCGCCATGGACCAGTTCGTGGTCGACCTCGGCGGCCGCAAGGTCCAGGAGGGCGCGGAGGCCGTGCTCTTCGGACCGGGCGACCACGGCGAGCCGACCGCCGAGGACTGGGCGCGCGCCGCGGACACCATCGCGTACGAGATCGTCACCCGGATCGGGCAGCGGGTACCCCGTATCCACCTCGGCGCCACCGAAGAACACGGTTCCGGGGACGGGCCCGCACAACCCGCATAGGAACGGGCTCCGTGCGGAAGAGGAAAGGACCGGAGGTCTGACGGACCGCCCGCCGGTCCGCCGATCCACGGACGGGCAGACGTCCGGCTGCCGCTGCGACTGCGGCTGTCAGCGCATACGGAAGCGCATACGAATACGGGTACGGATACGGGTACGACAACGAGGAGCGGCACGGTGACCGAGACCAGCACGGGGAACGCCCTCACCGGAGCGGCGGCCGCGGTCTCCGCCGCCGCGGACGCCGCGAGCGGCACCGGCACGCCCGGCTGGCGCCGCGCCGGGATCGCGGGCATCGCGATAGGCGTGATCGCCGCGGGCGCGGCGGCGGGCGTCGCCGTCGAACGCCTCACCGTCGGCCGCGGCGTACGGAAGAAGGCCCGGCTCGCCCTCGACGCGACCGGCCCGTACGGAGCCCTGCGCGGCACCCCCGGCAAAGCCGTCGCCGACGACGGCACCCTGCTCTACTACGAGGTCGACGAGGTCGACCCGGGGGCCGCCGCCCCCCGCCGCCGCCGGCTCTTCGGCCGCCGCGCCCCCGCGCCCGTCACCGTCGTCTTCAGCCACGGCTACTGCCTCAACCAGGACTCCTGGCACTTCCAGCGCGCCGCCCTGCGCGGACTGGTCCGCACCGTCCACTGGGACCAGCGCAGCCACGGCCGCTCCGCCCGCGGCGTCGCCCAGCAGGGCCCGGAGCGGGTGCCGGTCTCCATCGACCAACTCGGCCGCGATCTGAAGGCCGTACTCGACGCCGCGGCACCGGAGGGGCCGGTGGTGCTCGTGGGGCACTCCATGGGCGGGATGACGGTGATGGCGCTGGGCGAGCAGTATCCGGAGTATGTCCGTGAGCGTGTCGCGGGCGTGGCCTTCATCGGCACCTCCAGCGGCCGGCTCGGCGAGGTCGACTACGGGCTTCCGGTCGCGGGCGTCGCCGCCGTCCGGCGGGTCCTGCCCGGAGTGCTGCGCGCCCTCGGCTCCCAGGCCGAGCTGGTGGAGCGCGGCCGCCGGGCCACGGCCGACCTCTTCGCCGGGCTGATCAAGCGCTACTCGTTCTCGTCGCGGGACGTCGACCCCGCGATCGTCCGGTTCGCCGAGCGCATGATCGAATCGACCCCGATCGACGTGGTCGCGGAGTTCTATCCCGCCTTCGACGAACACGACAAGGCGGAGCGGCTCGGAGTCTTCGAGGAGTTGCCGGTGCTCGTGCTGGCCGGGGACCGGGATCTGGTCACGCCCAGCGCGCACAGCGAGGTCATCGCCGACCGGCTCCCCGAGGCCGAACTGGTGATCGTGCCGGACGCCGGTCATCTGGTGATGCTGGAGCATCCGGAGGCGGTCACGGACCGGCTGGCGGATCTGCTCGCCCGGGCCGGGGCCGTACCGGCAGCGGCTAACGTTGGCCCGTATGGAAGCACCGCACAACCCGGCTGACGCCCCCGGGGCCCCCGGCCTCCCCGACACCGCCCCGCAGAGCGGTTCGCAGAACGGTTCACGGCCGGCCCGGGAGGCCCGGATCGCCGTCGACTCGGCGGCCCGGATGACGGAGCTGGGCCGCCGGCTCGCGGTCCGGCTGCGCCCCGGCGATCTGGTGATGCTCACCGGCGAACTGGGCGCCGGGAAGACGACGCTCACCCGCGGGCTCGGCGAGGGCCTCGGCGTCCGCGGCGCCGTGACCTCGCCGACGTTCGTCATCGCCCGGGTCCATCCGCCGCTGGGTGACGGACCGGCGCTGGTCCACGTCGATGCGTACCGCCTGGGCGGCGGGCTCGACGAGATGGAGGACCTGGACCTGGACGTATCGCTGCCGGACTCCGTGGTGGTGGTCGAGTGGGGCGACGGCAAGGTCGAGGACCTGTCGGAGGACCGGCTGCACGTGGTGATCCACCGGGTGGTGGGCGATACGGACGACGACCGGCGGACCGTGACGCTGACGGGGTACGGCGCCCGCTGGACGGACGCGGATCTCGCGCTGGAGTGAGCCCGCCGGGACCGCGGGATCCGGCTGCCGTACGTCTCCGCGCCCTCGCCGCCCGTCCGCGCTCCGTGTTCCGGATCCCGGTTCCGGAACCGGTTCCGGATCCCGTATTCCACGGATTTTCCGACAAGCCGTCGGGAAGATGTTGCGCGGGGCATGCCGTGCGTGGTCACATGGTACGGACGCTTGGTTAGGTCTACCTAACCATCCGACCGCCGACCGTTCTGGTCCCCGTGATCCAGGAGGCAGCCATGCCGGCATCCGAGCGCGCGTCCGTGCTGCGGCGGCCCCAGCCGCCGTCCATGCGGGATCTGCTGGCGTCCTGCGCCGCCGCCGCGGTGGTCTCCACCCCGCCGAGCGCCCGCGAGGACGCGGCGGAGGCGGCTGCACCGGCCGGCACCGAGCCCGATTCCGAGCGGAGTGACGAGCGCGGTTCCGGATACGCGACGCGGCCGCCGACCCGGCTCCGGCGCGACGCGGCGTAACACGGCGTAACACCTGCCGGGCGTCACGACGCCGCGAGCGGTTCCTTCGTACGGGCGGTTCTCACGCCCCGCCGTACCTGCCGTACGGCCCGCGTCAGGGAAGAACGACGATCTTGGTGCCGACCGTCGCGAAGCCCCACATCGCGTTGCCGTCCTCGCGCGCCATCCGGACCCCGCCCGTCTTCTTCTTCGGGTCCGGCGCCGCCATCGAGCCGTTGACCGCCGCGCTGAAGCCGACCGTCACCCCGTCCGCCTTCGCGAACCGCACCACATGTTCGATCGCGACCCCGTCCGACCCGGGGATCTTCCCCGCGCGCGAGGTCACCGCGTGCGTCCCCGGCGACGGGTTCACCGTCGACGGCATCACGGCGAACGTCCTGCGGACCTTGTTGCCCTTCGCCTCGACCAGCCAGACCCGCCGGGCCTGGAGCGCGTAGACGACCCGTTCACCGGTGCCCGAGTTCAGCGGCAGCGCCAGCGGGTTCACCGGAACCTTGGGCGCGCTCTTCCCCGGGCCCGTACTCGCGCCCGGCTTCGCCTTCAGTTCGGAGACACTGGCCTCCGCCTTGTACGCCAGGAAACCGACACCCGCCAGAGCGGCCGCCGTGAGCCCGGCTACCAGTCCCGAGCTGCGTGCCACCTGCGCCACCTTTCGGATGTTCCGATGTCCGGATGTTCGGATCCCTGAGCCCGTCGGACTGAACGACTGTCGCATGGGATGTTTCCGTGGCGACGGTAGCAGCAGGCTCCCCCGTCCGAGGGTGAGCCGTGCCCGGGGGCGCGGGAGCCGTAGGCTGTTCGCGTGCTCCTGCTCGCCGTAGATACCGCCACGCCCGCCGTCACCGCCGCTCTCCACGACGGCACGAAAGTGCTCGCCGAGTCCAGCCGGGTCGACGCCAGGCGCCACGGCGAACTGCTGTTGCCCGCCGTCGACCGGGTGCTGGCCGAGGCCGGGGTCGCCCTGGACGCCGTCACCGCCGTGGTGACCGGAGTCGGCCCCGGCCCGTACACCGGACTGCGGGTCGGCCTGGTGACCGCGGCCACCTTCGGTTCGGCGCTCGGCGTGCCGGTCTACGGGCTCTGCACCCTGGACGGCCTCGCCTACGCGGCCGGCCGGGACACCGGGGTCACCGGCCCCTTCGTGGTGGCGACGGACGCCCGCCGCAAGGAGGTCTACTGGGCCCGGTACGCCTCGCCGTGCGAGCGCGTCACCGGACCCGCCGTGGACCGTCCCGCCGATATCGCCGAGCAGCTCGCGGGCCTGCCCGCCGTCGGCGCCGGTGCCCTGCTCTACCCGGACGCCTTCCCCACCGTGGTGCCCGGCGCCCCGGAGCACGTCTCGGCCGCCGCGCTGGCCGCCCTGGCCGCCGAGAAGCTCGCCGAAGGCGGGGATACGGGCCCGGCCGAGGGCGCGTTCCTGCCGCCGCAGCCGCTGTATCTGCGCCGCCCCGACGCGCAGGTCCCCAAGAACTACAAGGTGGTCACGCCGCAGTGACCGCCCCGCCCGCCCCGCCCGACCCGGCCGGCTCCCGGCCTCCGGACCCGCCCGTGCTGCGCGAGATGCGCTGGTGGGATCTGGAGCAGGTGCTGGCCCTGGAGAACGACCTCTTCCCGGAGGACGCCTGGTCCGCCGGGATGTTCTGGGGCGATCTCGCCCATGCCCGCGGACCGCGGGCGACCCGCCGCTTCGTCGTGGCCGAGGAGCCCGGCCCCCCGGGTGAGGACGGCCGGACCGGCGGAGGCCGGATCACCGGTTACGCCGGTCTCGGCGCGGCGGGCGGACTCGCGGACGTGCTGACGATCGCGGTCGCCCGGGAGCGCTGGGGCACCGGTCTCGGGGCCGCGCTGCTGACCGATCTGCTCCAGCACGCCACCGCCTTCGAATGCGACGAGGTCCTCCTCGAAGTGCGGGTGGACAACATCAGGGCCCAGAAGCTGTACGAGCGCTTCGGCTTCGAGCCCATCGGAATCCGCCGCGGCTACTACCAGCCCGGCAATATCGACGCGCTCGTCATGCGCCACCAGGTGCACGGCACGGCAAGGGAATGTTGAGTGATGGCTGACGAACCGCTCGTACTCGGTATCGAAACGTCCTGCGACGAGACCGGCGTCGGCATCGTGCGCGGGACGACCCTCCTCGCCGACGCCGTGGCGTCCAGTGTCGACACGCACGCCCGTTTCGGCGGTGTGGTCCCCGAGATCGCGTCCCGCGCGCATCTGGAGGCGATGGTCCCCACCATCGAACGCGCCCTGAAGGAAGCGGGTGTCTCCCCGCGCGACCTCGACGGGATCGCGGTCACCGCGGGCCCCGGCCTCGCGGGCGCGCTGCTGGTGGGCGTCGCGGCGGCCAAGGCGTACGCGTACGCCCTGAACAAGCCGTTGTACGGGGTGAACCACCTCGCCTCCCATATCTGCGTCGACCAGCTGGAGCACGGCAAGCTGCCCGAGCCGACGATGGCGCTGCTGGTGTCCGGCGGGCACTCCTCGCTGCTGCTGGCCCCGGACATCACCAGTGATGTACGGCCGCTGGGCGCGACCATCGACGACGCGGCGGGCGAGGCCTTCGACAAGATCGCCCGGGTGCTCGACCTGGGCTTCCCCGGCGGTCCGGTGATCGACCGGCTGGCGAAGGAGGGCGACCCGGCGGCGATCGCCTTCCCGCGCGGGCTGACCGGCTCGCGCGACCCCGCGTACGACTTCTCCTTCTCGGGGCTGAAGACGGCCGTGGCCCGCTGGATCGAAGCGAAGCGGGCGGCGGGGGAGGAGGTGCCGGTACGGGATGTGGCGGCGTCCTTCCAGGAGGCGGTCGTGGACGTGCTCACCCGCAAGGCCGTCCGGGCCTGCCTGGACGAGGGCGTCGACCATCTGATGATCGGCGGCGGTGTCGCGGCCAACTCGCGGCTGCGGGCGCTGGCCCAGGAGCGGTGCGAGCGGGCGGGCATCCGGCTGCGGGTGCCGCGGCCCAAGCTGTGCACGGACAACGGCGCGATGGTGGCGGCGCTGGGGGCCGAGATGGTGGCCCGCAACCGCCCGGCCTCCGATCTGGAGCTGTCGGCGGACTCGTCCCTGCCGGTGACGGACCCGCACGTACCCGGTGAGCACGCCCACGGCCACGAGCACAGTCACGGCCACAGCCACAGTCACGGTCACTCCCATGACCACGACCATGTGCACGAGATCAGCAAGAAGAACCTCTACTCGTGACGGACGGCGCGCGGGAGGCCGGTGAGGCGGGCGGTATGACGACGGTCGCGCTGATGTGGGAGGCGAAGGCGGCCCCCGGCCGGGGCGCCGAGCTGCTGGAG
Encoded proteins:
- a CDS encoding NAD(P)H-hydrate dehydratase, which produces MRTAHTVDTVRRAEAELMARLPEGTLMQRAAAGLATACAELLRGGGSNGGGGRVYGSRVVVLAGSGDNGGDALYAGARLARRGAGVTAVLLAPDRAHPGGLAALRAAGGRVADDPFEALDTADLVLDGITGIGGHGGLRPDAVPIARAARGSGAVVVAVDLPSGIEADSGEVLGEALRADLTVVFGTEKPGLLAGPAREYAGTVRLVDIGLGGILPSVPALEALQHTDVAHLLPEPNAASDKYRRGVVGIVAGSARYPGAAVLAVAGALRGGAGAVRYVGHAADAVIARFPESLVHAGPPGKAGRVQSWVVGPGLGDDLDAVAEVLAAPVPVLVDADGLRRLAEDPALLRDRAAPTLLTPHAGEAAALLNATRDEVEAARLAAVRELAARYGATVLLKGAATLIADPDPRVPVRANTMGTPWLATAGSGDVLAGLAGSLLAGGLSARDAGSAAAYLHGLAARRAAADAVPVTSYEVAEALGRAWRDVRETPGV
- the alr gene encoding alanine racemase yields the protein MNNTPTSTDTRRGLSSRARAEIDLDALRANVTSLRARTGRAALMAVVKSDGYGHGALPCAKAALEAGATWVATATPEEALALRAAGLDAPLMCWLWTPGGPWREGIEAGLDMSVSGMWALAEVTAAAREAGRPARIQLKADTGLGRNGCQPADWAELVAAARAAEAEGAVRVTGVWSHFARADEPGHPSVQQQLDTFGDMLAHAEGEGIDPEVRHIANSPATLTLPASHFDLVRTGIAMYGISPSPEVGTHRELGLRPVMTLSANVALVKGVPAGHGVSYGHTYVTAEETTLGLIPVGYADGIPRHASGRGPVLVAGERHTIAGRVAMDQFVVDLGGRKVQEGAEAVLFGPGDHGEPTAEDWARAADTIAYEIVTRIGQRVPRIHLGATEEHGSGDGPAQPA
- a CDS encoding alpha/beta fold hydrolase; the encoded protein is MTETSTGNALTGAAAAVSAAADAASGTGTPGWRRAGIAGIAIGVIAAGAAAGVAVERLTVGRGVRKKARLALDATGPYGALRGTPGKAVADDGTLLYYEVDEVDPGAAAPRRRRLFGRRAPAPVTVVFSHGYCLNQDSWHFQRAALRGLVRTVHWDQRSHGRSARGVAQQGPERVPVSIDQLGRDLKAVLDAAAPEGPVVLVGHSMGGMTVMALGEQYPEYVRERVAGVAFIGTSSGRLGEVDYGLPVAGVAAVRRVLPGVLRALGSQAELVERGRRATADLFAGLIKRYSFSSRDVDPAIVRFAERMIESTPIDVVAEFYPAFDEHDKAERLGVFEELPVLVLAGDRDLVTPSAHSEVIADRLPEAELVIVPDAGHLVMLEHPEAVTDRLADLLARAGAVPAAANVGPYGSTAQPG
- the tsaE gene encoding tRNA (adenosine(37)-N6)-threonylcarbamoyltransferase complex ATPase subunit type 1 TsaE codes for the protein MEAPHNPADAPGAPGLPDTAPQSGSQNGSRPAREARIAVDSAARMTELGRRLAVRLRPGDLVMLTGELGAGKTTLTRGLGEGLGVRGAVTSPTFVIARVHPPLGDGPALVHVDAYRLGGGLDEMEDLDLDVSLPDSVVVVEWGDGKVEDLSEDRLHVVIHRVVGDTDDDRRTVTLTGYGARWTDADLALE
- the tsaB gene encoding tRNA (adenosine(37)-N6)-threonylcarbamoyltransferase complex dimerization subunit type 1 TsaB; the protein is MLLLAVDTATPAVTAALHDGTKVLAESSRVDARRHGELLLPAVDRVLAEAGVALDAVTAVVTGVGPGPYTGLRVGLVTAATFGSALGVPVYGLCTLDGLAYAAGRDTGVTGPFVVATDARRKEVYWARYASPCERVTGPAVDRPADIAEQLAGLPAVGAGALLYPDAFPTVVPGAPEHVSAAALAALAAEKLAEGGDTGPAEGAFLPPQPLYLRRPDAQVPKNYKVVTPQ
- a CDS encoding GNAT family N-acetyltransferase, which translates into the protein MRWWDLEQVLALENDLFPEDAWSAGMFWGDLAHARGPRATRRFVVAEEPGPPGEDGRTGGGRITGYAGLGAAGGLADVLTIAVARERWGTGLGAALLTDLLQHATAFECDEVLLEVRVDNIRAQKLYERFGFEPIGIRRGYYQPGNIDALVMRHQVHGTAREC
- the tsaD gene encoding tRNA (adenosine(37)-N6)-threonylcarbamoyltransferase complex transferase subunit TsaD, with product MADEPLVLGIETSCDETGVGIVRGTTLLADAVASSVDTHARFGGVVPEIASRAHLEAMVPTIERALKEAGVSPRDLDGIAVTAGPGLAGALLVGVAAAKAYAYALNKPLYGVNHLASHICVDQLEHGKLPEPTMALLVSGGHSSLLLAPDITSDVRPLGATIDDAAGEAFDKIARVLDLGFPGGPVIDRLAKEGDPAAIAFPRGLTGSRDPAYDFSFSGLKTAVARWIEAKRAAGEEVPVRDVAASFQEAVVDVLTRKAVRACLDEGVDHLMIGGGVAANSRLRALAQERCERAGIRLRVPRPKLCTDNGAMVAALGAEMVARNRPASDLELSADSSLPVTDPHVPGEHAHGHEHSHGHSHSHGHSHDHDHVHEISKKNLYS